CCTCGATGGCGTCGGCGAGGCGGGCGGCGGCCTGGTCCATGTCCCGGAAGGAGGAAGGGTCAGGGAGGAAGTCGCGCAGGCGGGGTTCGCGGTGGCGCGGCAGGTCGGCCTCCTCGATCCCGCGGGCGAGGAGCAGCTGGTCGGTGAGGTCGCGCTGGAGATCGTCGCCGCCGCGATAGCGCCAGCGCCACGGCTGGCCCGAGAGGCTCTGGCCAAAGGCGGTTTCGGCGGTCATCGGACGGGCTCCAGCAGGGCATCGCGCAGGGCATAGGCATGGGCGCTGCGCAGGGCCTCGATACGGTGGGCGGAAAAGCCGCTGCCGCCGGCGACGCCGAAGCGCAGGTCGGCGATGCCCAGCCAGCGCTTCCAGAAGGGGCGATAGAGGTCGATCGACTGAATCCGGCCCAAGGGCAGGACGACAAGGCGGCGACGCCACCAGCCGCGGCGGGCGTAGAGCTGGCCGTGCGCGATGCGGTGGCGGCGGTGGCGCCAGTCGATGATGCGAAGCGCGAGCAGGAGCAGCATGATGGCGCCCGCGAGGAGCGCGCTGGTGCCGAGCCAGGGGAGCGGATCGGCGAGCAGGGCCTCGATATTGCCGTCGCGCGAGAGGCGCAGCGCGGTGATGGCGAGGGTGGCGAGGAGGAGGAGGGGGAGCAGGCCGACCGCATAGGCCGCGATGAAGGCGGGGCTGGGGCGGTGCCAGTCCTCGTCATCGTTCGGCAGCGGGGGCCAGTCCATGGCGTGCAGCAGCGCGTCGACCTCCTCGTCGGTGGCGAGGGGGGCGATGGCGTGATCGCCGGCGCCAGTGTCGCGCGCGAGGCTCTGGACGGTCAGCCCCGAGAAGCCGAAGTGGCGGCGCACGGGGCCCGAAGCGAGGATGGCGGCCTGGACGCGCTTCAGCGGCAGGACGACGTCGGTCAGGGTGAAGAGGCCGCGGCGGCGGCGCAGGCCGGTTTCGGTCCGGCTGAGGGTAAAGCCCCAGTCGCGCGGGATGACGCGAACGAACCCGGTGAGAAGGCCGGCAAAGAGCAGGCTGACGACCCCGAAGGCGGCGGTGATGAACTGGTTGGCGAGGACGAGGTCGCGCAAGGGACCGACGCGCTCGAGATTGGAACGCCAGAAATCGGGGTCGAAGGGGTCGAGCCCCATGGCATCGCCATAGGTCTGGGCGATACCGAAGAGCGCGCCGACGATGGCGAGCGAGAAGCTGAACAGCGAGAGCTGGACGAGGCGGCGCGGGGACATGGCGAAGACGGTCGTCTCGGTGGGGGCGTCCTCGGCCGAGAGGTCGGGCGTGCCGGCGGCGGGAGCGGACGCGGCAGCGGCCGGAGGCGCGGCGCGAGCGCCGGCGCGGTGGGCGCGGATGCGGTCGCGCAGCGCCTCGGCGCGGGACAGATGGATCGAATCGAGCACGCCATCCTCGTCCTTGGCGCCCGCCGAGGCACCGGTCTCGAGCTTGACGCGGGCAAGGCCGAGGAGGCGGGCGACGATATTCTGCTCGATATTGACGTCCTGCACCCGGTCGAAGGGGATCGAACGCTGGTTGCGGTTGAGGATGCCCGAGGCGAGGTCGATCTCGTCATCCTCGATCCGGTAGGAGAAGGACAGGAGCCGGAGCGCAATCGAGCCGAGGGTGGCGAGCGTGGCGGCGGCGACGAGCAGCACGGCGATCTCGGTGCGACCCTGCGCGGCGAGGAACAAGGCACCGGCGAGCGCGGCCCAGGCCTGCTTGAGCACGAGCGGAAGCCCGGCGAGCAGGCTCAAGGGGTGGAGACGTTCGCGGCGCGGTGCCTCGGCGATCTCGACCTGTCCCCCCGCCTCGCTCATTGCCAGTCGGTCTTGATCTGGGCGCGGATGGTATCGCGCAGCTCGATGGCGCGGTCGGGCGCGAGACCGGGCAGGGTGACGATGCTGTTGTGGGTACCCGCGGTATGGACGATGAGGCTGGCGGTGCCGACAATCTTGTCGAGGGGGCCGCGGGCCACGTCGAGATGCTGGACGCGGACGAAGGGCACGATGGTGTCGGTGTGGAACAGCCAGCCGCGAACGACGCGCAATTCCTTGTCGCCGAGGCCATAGCCGAGGCGGCGCCAGATGCGCTGCGGCCCGATGAGAATCGCGGCGAGGCTGAGGATGGCGACCACGCCGCTCAGCGCGCCGCGAAAGGGCGCCTCGACGAGGACGAAATTGTCGAGCACCAGCGCGCCGACAAGCAGCGGCAGCCAGGTGATCATCATGCGGATGCGCAGGGCCCAGCGATAGCCCTTCTCGACCGGCGACAGGCCGGCCGGCAACGCGGCGCGATCGGTGTCGAAGGTGGCGGGCAGGTCGGGCTCGGGCGCGACGAGGGTGTCGGTCATGACGCCCATCTTAGCGAAAGATGTGGCGGGAGAAAGTACCCCCCCAAATGATAGGTATGTCACCCGATTCCGTTCTGGAAGACTGCTAACCACGCCGCTTAAGGGCGCTTGAGGCTCACAACACCGAAGGGCTCTCCAAGTTTTGCCAAGTCTATGCTTTGTCCAAGTATGAATGAAATCAGTGCTATCATTACCCAGACACTAAACTGTCCAATTAACCCTGAAGTAGTTTTAGAGAAAAGTCCTAGGCCCGCGAGACTAACGGTTCGCAAACGATTGTATTCAGTTTCGACAGGGCGCAATCTACGACACCAAAAATTAATTAAATGAACGCGAAACTGATAGCCAACCGGTGCTTTGACTTCTATGGATGTTACGCACAAGTAGCTAACGAGACTCTTTAAGTACCTTGGAGTCCTCTCTAATAGAATCGCAGCACTACGAATCCCTCTGTCGAGGAAAACCACGTGGTCGTTCCACCCCCCTAAATTCGATTTCGCTGGGTACAGCAGAACTGAAACGTCTCCGGTAGGTCCCAGCGAAAAAACTAAGGACGCACCAGTCTCAATCGCAAGATCACCATTATATGTTTTCCTAAAGAGCGAGCGGTTGCACAGCGACACCTGTAAACTGAACGTGGAGGTTTCGGATATCTGAAGTCCGTATATCTCAGAAATCTCTCGAGCGATGCTGTCGTGAGCGAAAAAATCTTCGATCGCAGGGGGAGCCTTTTGACAGAACAGTTCAAAATCATATGCCGCTGTCGTTGCGCGACGATGGCCATATGAGAGCCATCCAAGTTCTTTTGGGAGCTTTTTCATTATAAAGGGGACTGTACTGGAAGCTAATCAGGCCACGCCCTTGCGATGTTCGCCCTTGATGTAGCGGACCGTGCCCGAGGAGGCGCGCATGACGATCGATTCGGTTTCGATCGCCCCGCCCTTGCGGCGACGCACGCCGTCGAGGAGCGAGCCTTCGGTGACGCCGGTGGCGGCGAAGATGCAGTCGCCCTTGGCCATGTCCTCGAGCGTGTAGACGCGGTCGAGGTCCTCGATGCCCCAGCGGCGGGCGCGAGCGCGCTCGTCGTCGTTGCGGAACAACAGCTTGCCCTGGATCTGGCCGCCGACGCAGGCGAGCGCGGCGGCAGCGAGGACGCCTTCGGGGGCGCCGCCCGACCCCATGTAGATGTCGATGCCCGTATCCTCATCGGTGGTGGCGATGACGCCCGCGACGTCTCCATCGGGAATGAGCTTGATGCCGCAGCCGAGGCGGCGGAGCTCGCTGATCAGTTCGCGGTGGCGCGGGCGATCGAGGACGCAGGCGTTGATGTCGCCGACCGCGCAGCCCTTGGCGGAGGCGAGACGGGTGATGTTGGTCTCGACATCGTCCTCGAGCGCAATCGTGCCGTCGGGATAGCCCGGGCCGATGGCGATCTTCTGCATATAGACGTCGGGGGCGTTCAGGAGGCAGCCGTGCTCGGCGATGGCGAGGACGGCGAGGGCGTTGGGGCCTGCCTTGGCGGTGATGGTGGTGCCTTCGAGCGGATCGAGCGCGATGTCGATCCTGGGATCCTCGGGGCCGGCGAGGCCGACCTTCTCGCCGATATAGAGCATGGGCGCTTCGTCGCGTTCGCCCTCGCCGATGACGACGGTGCCTTCCATGGGCAGGAGGTTCAATGCGGCGCGCATCGCCTCGACGGCGGCGGCATCGGCGGCCTTTTCATCGCCGCGCCCGACGAGTTTGGCGGCGGCGATGGCGGCGGCCTCGGTCACGCGGACCATTTCGAGGACGAGCACCCGGTCGAGGGCGTTGCTGGCGGTGGTCATGTCTCTTGGCTCCCCTGGCGTTGGCACGCGCGCTTCCCATGGCAAGCCCGGAGGCACTTGTCGAGGCGGGGCGTTCGTGAAAAAAGAGTGGCGGGCCCGATCAGGGTTAATGTGGGGAGCCATCATGTTTCATTGGGTGATGAAGGCGGTCACGATCTTCTTCGCGGTGCTCTATGTCTTCGCGCTGGGGCTCTACGGGATCGTGCGGATGGACCTGTTCAGCCAGGAACAGGCGGACTTGTCGATGGTCATCCTCGAGCCGCTCGGCAAGCCTTGGACCGACTGGTTCACGCAGCAGCTCGACGTGTTCGGCGCGCCCTTCATCAACCTCATCATCCTGGTGCTGATCACGCGGCTCGCGCATCGCCGTCGTCGCGGCTAGTCCTTCATCTCGTCCATCATGACCTGATGTTCCAACAGGTCGCTGGAGACGTGGATCCAGCGGCTGGCGATGCGCGTCTCGACGAGGAAGGTGGCAAAACCGGCGCCGATCGAGATCATCGCCAGCGCGAACAGGATCGAGATGATGTCGTGGACGACGAAGGCGCTCATCTGCGCGGCGAACATCAGGATGACGACAAGGCAGATCAGGACGGCGGCAAGCACGACGAGGCCGATGGCCGCATTGACGAGGCCGATGCGGCGATCGATGGCGCGCAGTTCCTCCTTGATCGATTCATGCTGGTGCCCCGTCGCCTCGAGAAGGATCTGGGCGCGCGAGCGGGCGCGGTCGACGATGCGATGGAGGCGGCCCGCGAGCACGTTGAGGAAGCCGCCGGCGGCAACGAGCAGGAAGACGGGCGCGATGGCGAGCTCGATCGTGTGGCCGAGCGCAGTGACGTCATTGGGATTGATCACTGGTCCATCATCTTCTTGATGCCACGCGCGGCCTGGCGCAGGCGATGTTCGTTCTCGACGAGGGCGAGGCGGACATAGCCTTCGCCTTCCTCGCCGAAGCCGATGCCGGGGGCGAGCGCGACATGGGCGACTTCCATCGCATGCTTGGCAAAGCCGAGGCTGCCCATGCCGCGAAAACGTTCGGGGATGGGGGCCCAGGCGAACATCGACGCCTCGGGCACGGGGATGTCCCAGCCGGCGCGGGCGAAGCTTTCGACCATGACGTCGCGGCGCTTCTTGTAGAGCTGGCGGTTGTGCTCGACGATGTCCTGCGGGCCGTTCAAGGCGGCGACCGCGGCGGCCTGGATGGGGGTGAAGGCGCCATAGTCGAGATAGGATTTCACGCGCTTCAGGGCGGCGATCATCTCGGGGTTGCCGACGGCAAAGCCCATGCGCCAGCCCGCCATCGAATAGGTCTTGGACATGGAGGTGAATTCGACCGCAATGTCGCGCGCCCCGGGGATCTGGAGGATCGAGGGGGTGGGCTGGTCGCCATAATAGATTTCGGCATAGGCAAGGTCGGAGATGACCTTGAGCCCCTCTGACCGGGCGAATTCAACGATGCCGGCATAGAAGTCGAGGCCGACGACCTGCGCGGTGGGGTTGGAGGGGTAGCCGACGACCAATACCTTGGGGCGCGGCACCGAGTAGCGCATCGCTTTCTCGAGCTTGTCGAAGAAGTCGGGGCCGGGCGCGGCGGGGATGGAGCGGATCGCGGCGCCTGCGATGATGAAGCCGAAATGATGGATGGGATAGCTGGGGTTGGGGGTGAGGACGACATCGCCCGGCGCGGTGATCGCCTGCGCAAGGTTGGCGAAGCCTTCCTTGGAACCCAGCGTGACGCAGACCTCGCTGTCGGGATCGAGGCTGACGCCGAAGCGGCGGGCGTAATAGTCGGCCTGTGCCTTGCGAAGGCCCTTGATGCCCGCGCTGGCGGAATAGCGATGGGCGTGAGGGTCGCGCGCGACTTCGCACAATTTGTCGATGACATGTTGGGGCGGGGCGCCGTCGGGATTGCCCATGCCGAGATCGACGATGTCGACGCCCTTCGCGCGCGCTTCGGCCTTCATCCGATTGACTTCGGCAAAGACGTAAGGGGGGAGGCGCTCGATGCGATAATAGTCGGACATGGGCGCGACTTTGCGCCTTATGGTGCGGTGCGGCAACGGGAAAATTGCGCCGCCGCTCAGTCCTTGTAGGCGGGGAGGCTGAGACCGCGCGCGATCGCCGCGCCGCGAAGCGAGAAACCGAGCAGGCCCGCGACCACGGCGGCGAGCAGGAGCGGCACGCCCGCGGTCACCAGCAGCACGAACAGGCCCGAGGCGAAGGCGGCGGCGGTGACGTAGAGTTCGGGGCGCATGAGGATCGAGGGCTCGTTCGCGAGCACGTCGCGGATGATGCCGCCGACGCAGGCGGTCATGATGCCCATGACCACGGCGGGCAACGGCGCGACGCCGTAGCGAAGCGCCTTGGACGCGCCGTAGATGGCATAGGCCGCCAGCCCGAGCGCGTCGAACCAGAGAAGCGGACGTTCCGAATTGCGCAGCGCCTTGATGAACCAGGCAGCAAGCGCGGCGACGATGATGACGATGAGCGTCTCGTTGTGGCGGACCCAGAAGACAGGGGCGCCGATGAGGAGGTCGCGCAAGGTGCCGCCACCGACCCCGGTGACCAGCGCGAAGAAGAAGAAGGTGACGAGCGTCTGCCCCTTCTTGGCGGCGAGCAGCGCGCCCGAGACGGCGAACACCGCGATGCCGATAAAATCGAGCGCGACGAGCGGGCCGGCTTCGATTGGCAGGTCGGGAAGGTCGATGGTTTGGATCTGCACGTCGCTGGTCGTCCGTAAAAGCTGAGCCTGTCGATGGACCGCTCTTCCTGTTATCGCCGTTGAAGCAAAAAGGTTGTTTGGACAAGCGCAGGACGAACGGGAGGTTCCATGGCGGGCGATAGCAAGAGCGGCGACGACATTCCCGGCAGCGATTGGGCGGCGGTGATGGCGCGTACCCAGAAGATGTGGATGGACGCCTGGGCCGAGAGTTTCTCCGGCGCGTCCAAGATGCCGAACATGGGGGTGGCAGCGCCCGGCGAGGCGATGGACCTTGCCCAGCAGGGGGTCGAGGCCTGGGCCAAGGGGCTCGAGGCATGGACCGACATGCTCGGGCGGATGGAGGCGGCGGGCCACCGCGAGGATCGCCGCTTCTCGGCCGCCGAATGGTCCGAAAACCCGCTCTTCGCGAGCATGAAGCAAGGCTATCTGGCGTGGGGCGAACAGATGCTCGGCACGGTCGATGCCGTCGAAGGACTGGACGAGGCCGAGCGCGAGAAATTGCGCTTCGCGACCAAGGAAATGGTCGATGCGATGAGCCCCGCCAATTTCGCGCTGACCAATCCCGAGGTGCTGGCGCGCGCGCAGGAGACGGGCGGCGACAGCCTGGCGCAGGGGATGAGCAATTTCCTCGGCGACCTTGCCGCGGGACAGGTGACGCAGAGCCCCGAGGGCGCGTTCGAACTGGGACGCAACCTCGCGACCACGCCGGGCAAGGTGGTGTTCGAAACCGATCTCTACCAGCTCATCCATTATGCCCCGACAACGGACGCCGTACTGAAGACGCCGGTGATTGTCTTCCCGCCGTGGATCAACCGCTTCTACATCCTCGACCTCACGCCCGAGAAAAGCTTCGTCAAATGGGCGGTGGACGAGGGCGTGAGCCTGTTCATGGTCAGCTGGAAGTCGGCGGACGAGAGTATCGCCGATACGACCATGGAAGATTATGTCGCCGCGCAGGTCGAGGCGATCGACACGGTGCGTGACCTGTTGGGCGTCAAGGACGTGCACACCATCGGCTATTGCGTGGCAGGGACGGTATTGTCGATGACGCTGGCGCTGCTCGCGGCCAAGGGCGCGGCGGACAAGGTGGCTTCGGCCACGCTGTTCACCGCGCAGGTCGATTTCGCGGACGCCGGCGATTTGAAGATGTTCGTCAACGAGGAGACGTTCACGACGCTGGAGCAGCTGGCGGGCGAGACGGGGGTCACCGACGGGCGCGTGCTGGCCGCGACCTTCAACGTGCTGCGAGGGCGCGACCTCGTGTGGAATTACGTCATCAACAACTATCTGATGGGCAAGGACCCGCGGCCGTTCGACCTCTTACATTGGAACGGCGATGTGACGAACCTGCCGGCGCGCTGGCACATCGACTATCTGAAGCGGCTCTATCGCGACAATCTGCTAGTCGATCCGGGGGCGATGAGCGTCGACGGGCATCCCGTCGACCTCACCATGATCGAGACGCCGCTCTATGTGCAGGCGGGCGAGCAGGATCATATCGCACCGCCGCTGAGCGTGTGGAAGATCACCGATCATGTGAAGGGCCCGGTGCGCTTCGTGCTGGCGGGCTCGGGGCATATCGCGGGGGTGGTGAACCCGCCGTCAGCGGGCAAATATCATTATGCGGTGCTGGAGGACGGGGTGCCCGCGCACAGCCTCGCGGCCTTTCGCGAGAAGGCGAAGACGCACCGGGGAAGCTGGTGGCCCGACTGGATCGATTGGCTCAAGAGCCTCGACGGCGAGACCGTCGAGGCCAAGGGCGCTCGAGTCCCTGGCGAGGGTAAGCTCGAGGCGATCGAGGAAGCGCCGGGGCGCTATGTGAAGACGCGCTAGATCCCGCCGAGGAGGACGAGGCGCGCGACCATCAGCAGCGCGATGACCGCGTTGAAGTTGCGGCCGTGGTTCTTGGAGGACAAGGCGCCGATCACGATCCCGACGATGGGGAACATGATCCACAAAAGGTTGGTCCAGCCGAGAAACGGCACCTGCCCGATGATGAGCAGCGGGATGGAGAGGAGGCCGATGAGGATCGAGACGATGTTGAGCATGGTCTCGATATAGGCGGCACCCAGCTGTATTACAAGGTTAGGACGGCTTGCGCTCGCGCGCTTGGCGGACGAGGGCCATGACATAGAGGCTGATGGCTGCCCAGATGAAGGCGAAGGCGAGGGCGCGGGCGGAGGTGAAGAGCTCGCCGAACAGAAAGACGCCCATCGCGAACTGCATGGTCGGGGCGAGGAATTGGAGGATGCCGATGGTCGACAGCGGCAGGCGGCGCGCGCCCTCGGTGAAGAGCAGCAGCGGGAGCGCGGTGACGACGCCTGAGATGGCGAGCAGGAACGTGTGCCAGCCGCTCGGCCCCCACAAGGGATCGCCCATGTCGCGAAGGCTGGTCAGCCACAGGATGGTGAGGGGGGCGAGGATGATGGTCTCGAGGAGCAGGCCGGGGGCGGCGCCGACATCGACCTTCTTGCGGAAGTAGCCGTAGAAACCGAAGCTGAAGCCTAGCGTGAGGGTGATCCACAAGTCGGTGAAGGTCGAGCCGGCGGCGAGGATGGCAATGCCGATCGCGGCGAGGCCGAGCGCGCTCCATTGCAGCCGCGAGAGATGCTCGGACAGAAGGAAGCGGCCGATCAGCACGTTGATCAGCGGGTTGAGATAATAGCCGAGGCTGGTGGCGAGCACATGACCCGAATTCACCCCGAGGATATAGACCAGCCAGTTCACCGCGATGAGACAGGCGGTGAGGAGCAGCGTCCAGCGCACCTTGGGATTGGCGAGCGCTGCCTTGACCTCGCCGAGGCGGCCGCGCGCCCATAAGAGAAGCGCCAGCGGCGGCACGGCCCACAGGACGCGGTGCGCGACGATGTCGATCGAATCGATAGGGATCAGCGCCTTGAAGAACAGCGGGATGACGCCCCACAGGGTGAAGGCGGTGAGCGCATAGGCATAACCCGCGCGGGAGGTGCTGTGGTCGGTCATCGGATGAGCGCGCTGCTGTCCCGCAGCGGGATTGTCAACGCCGATCCGCAACCCATGCGCCGCGCCCGCGTTCATTTCGGTCATGAACCGAGCTTTTTCCCTGACGATCGTGGCGATGGCCGCGGGCCTGCCGCTGGCGGGCTGCGCCGAATTGCTGCCGCCCGAGCCGGTCGGGGTGGTGGTGCCGGTCGCCGAGGATCCTGCGGAGGACTTGGAGCTCGAATGGCAGCGCTATGCGAGCGAGGCGGACGCGGCGCGGATCGACCGGCTGGGCGAGGCGTGGGCCGAGGGGCTGGCCACCGTGCGCGCGGCCGATTTCATCACGGCGGTGGAGGAGGAAGGCGCGCTGCTCGAGCCCGACGCCGGGCTGGCGCGGCCCGACCCGACGCCGGGGAGCTATCGCTGTCGTCTGGTCAAGCTCGGCGCCGCCGACGCGGGCGACCCCGCCTTCATCGCCTATCCCGCCTTCTTCTGTTACGTCGAGATCGAGGAAGATCGCTTCACCATCGTCAAGCAGACGGGTTCGCAGCGACCCGCCGGGCGCCTGTTCGAGAGCGACAATCGCTATATCTTCCTCGGCAGCCTGGCGCTGGGCAACGAGCGCGATCCGCTGGCCTATGGCGAGGACGAGAGCCGCGACATGGCGGGGGTGTGGGAGCGGGTCGGGCCGTTCCGCTGGCGGCTTGCCATCCCCTATCCGCGCTCGGGCGGGGTGCTAGACGTGTTCGAACTGGTGCCGACCGCCGATCAACCCTAGATTGAAGCGCATGACCGAACCGCTCCACGACCCCGATGAAGTGCGTGCGCACCTCGTCGGTGCGGCCAGCGCGGGCACGGCGCTGACCTATTCGGAGATGCTGAGCCATCTGGGCTATCGCTTCACGCGGCCCAAGATGCGCGCCTTGTGCGCGACGCTGGGCGAGGTGGATGCGCAGGCGCGGTCGATGGGCGAGCCAGAACTGGCGGTGCTGGTGGTACGCGCCTCCGACGGGCTGCCGGGGCAGGGCTGGTGGGTCGGGCCGCAGAAAGGCGATTACGCAGGCCCGTGGGAGGGCCCGAAGGCGCGGGCGGTGATCGACCGGCTCCAGCAGGAAGCTTTCGACTATTGGGCCAAGCACGGCTAAGGGCGCGAGATGATGAGCGACGATGTGAGAAATTTTACTGTCGAGGACGAGGATGACGGCATCCGCCTCGACCGCTGGTTCAAGCGCCATTTGCCCGAGGTGAGCTTTGGCATGATCGCCAAATGGGCACGCACCGGCCAGCTGCGCGTGGATGGCGGGCGCGCCACGCCCGGCGACCGGATCGCGAGCGGCATGCAGATCCGCGTGCCGCCCGATACGGGCGAGGCGCCGCCGCCGCGCGAAAAGCAGGTCGTCGAACTGACCGACGAGGAGATCGACGCCGTCGAGGAGATGGTGATCCTCAAGACGGTCGATGCCTTCTTGTTGAACAAGCCGCCGGGCCTCGCGACGCAGGGCGGGACCAAGACCAAGCAGCATCTCGACCGGCTCTTGAACGGGCTCGACCAGGACGGGATGGGCAAGCCCAAGCTGGTGCATCGCCTCGACAAGGATACATCGGGCGCGATCCTGGTGGCCAGAGGGCCGCGCGCGGCGGCGCATTTCTCCGCTGCCTTCCAGAACCGCTCGGCGCGCAAGGTCTATTGGGCGATCGTCACCGGCGTACCCGAGGTGTCGGACGGCATCATCGACCTGCCGCTCGCCAAGCAGCCCGGCACCGGCGGCGAGAAGATGCATGTCGACATGGAGGAAGGCGCCCCCGCCAAGACCAAGATCCGCGTCATCGACCGGGCGGGGAGCCGCGCGGCGTTCGTCGAACTGCAACCGCTCACCGGACGCACGCACCAGCTGCGCGCGCACATGGCGGCGGTGGGACATCCGATCGTCGGCGATGCCAAATATGGCGGGGCCGCGGCGATGCTGACGGGCGGGATCAGCCGCAAGCTGCACCTTCATGCGCGGCGGCTGAAGATCGGCGCGCCCAAGGGTAAGGTGATCGACCGCACCGCCGACCTGCCCCAGCATTTCGCCGACAGCCTCGACAGCCTCGGCTTCGAGGCGCGCGACGGGGACAATCTGCCGCTGTCGACGCCCGATCCGGGGATGAGCCTCGAGGCCAAGATCCGGCGCAAGAAGAATATCGTGAAGGAGTATCGCAAGCAGGGACGCCCCGACCGCAAGGCGCGTGGTGGTCCCGGCGCCAAGGGCGGGCCCGGGAAGGGCGGTAAGCCGGGTGGTCGTCCCGGCGGGAAGTTCGGTGGCAAACCCGGCGCCAAGCCGACACGGCGCGGACCGCCCAAGGGGCGCGGGCGATGAGCGCGGTGAAGCTCGCGATCTTCGATTGCGACGGGACGCTGGTCGATTCGGGCGCGACCATCCATGACGCGCTCGACAGCGCGCTCCGGCATCACGGCTATTGCTGTCCGCCGCGCAAAGAAGCGCAGAAGGTCATCGGGCTGAGCCTCGTCGAGGCGATGCGCGCGCTGGTGCCCGATGCCGACCACGAGGCATTGGCCGAGACCTACAAGCAGGCGTTCGTCGACCTGCGCGCCTCAGGCGCGGCGGGAGAGGACCCCTATGATGGCATCGGCGATCTGCTGACGGCGTTCGAGAATGAAGGCTGGTTACTCGGGGTGGCGACGGGCAAGTCGATGCGCGGGCTCGACCATGTCCTCGACCAGCATGGCTGGCGGGAGCATTTCGTCACGCTCCAGACCGCCGACCATCACCCTTCCAAGCCGAACCCTTCCATGATCGCGCAGGCGCTGCGCGATGCTGGGGCCGAGCCGCGCAATACGGTGATGATCGGCGATACCGGGCATGACATGCGCATGGCGCGTAACGCCAATGTCGGCGCCATCGGGGTGATGTGGGGCTATCACGAGCATGAGGAGCTCGATGAGGGCGGGGCGCATGCGATCGCGGGGCGCGCCGCCGACGTGCTGACCTTGTCGCAGGCCTATCTGAAGGGCGCGTGGCGCGTGCGGGCCGACGCGCCGAGGATGCTCTAGGTGACGGTCGAGCCGCAGGACGAGGCGCTGTGGAAGCGGCGCTTCGAGGCCTTTGCCCTGGTGCGCCTGTCGGGCGCGATCTTCGTGCTGGGCGGGCTGATGGTGGCATTCAAGAACCCACTGGGTGACGAATATCCGGTGATCGGCGCCTTGCTGGCTCTGTCGGGCGCGGCGGATCTGATTTTCGGGCCGAGGATGTTGCGGAAAATCTGGGCGGAGCAGGACCAGTGAAGCGTTTCTGGAGCGATGTGCTGGTCGAACCGACCGCGGCGGGCTGGGCGATCCGGCTTGACGAGCGGATGCTGAAGACGCCCGCGCGCGCCGACCTCGTCGTGCCAAGCGAGCGGCTCGCGCAGGCGATCGCCGACGAGTGGCGCGCGGTGGAAGAGAAGATCGACCCGCGCGCGATGCCGATGACAGGGCTGGCCAATGCCGCGATCGACCGGGTGGCGGTGGCGAAGGACGCATTCGCGGCCGAATTGGCCAACTATGCG
The nucleotide sequence above comes from Sphingomicrobium arenosum. Encoded proteins:
- a CDS encoding DUF4893 domain-containing protein; protein product: MAAGLPLAGCAELLPPEPVGVVVPVAEDPAEDLELEWQRYASEADAARIDRLGEAWAEGLATVRAADFITAVEEEGALLEPDAGLARPDPTPGSYRCRLVKLGAADAGDPAFIAYPAFFCYVEIEEDRFTIVKQTGSQRPAGRLFESDNRYIFLGSLALGNERDPLAYGEDESRDMAGVWERVGPFRWRLAIPYPRSGGVLDVFELVPTADQP
- a CDS encoding PHA/PHB synthase family protein — translated: MAGDSKSGDDIPGSDWAAVMARTQKMWMDAWAESFSGASKMPNMGVAAPGEAMDLAQQGVEAWAKGLEAWTDMLGRMEAAGHREDRRFSAAEWSENPLFASMKQGYLAWGEQMLGTVDAVEGLDEAEREKLRFATKEMVDAMSPANFALTNPEVLARAQETGGDSLAQGMSNFLGDLAAGQVTQSPEGAFELGRNLATTPGKVVFETDLYQLIHYAPTTDAVLKTPVIVFPPWINRFYILDLTPEKSFVKWAVDEGVSLFMVSWKSADESIADTTMEDYVAAQVEAIDTVRDLLGVKDVHTIGYCVAGTVLSMTLALLAAKGAADKVASATLFTAQVDFADAGDLKMFVNEETFTTLEQLAGETGVTDGRVLAATFNVLRGRDLVWNYVINNYLMGKDPRPFDLLHWNGDVTNLPARWHIDYLKRLYRDNLLVDPGAMSVDGHPVDLTMIETPLYVQAGEQDHIAPPLSVWKITDHVKGPVRFVLAGSGHIAGVVNPPSAGKYHYAVLEDGVPAHSLAAFREKAKTHRGSWWPDWIDWLKSLDGETVEAKGARVPGEGKLEAIEEAPGRYVKTR
- the rarD gene encoding EamA family transporter RarD, with the protein product MTEMNAGAAHGLRIGVDNPAAGQQRAHPMTDHSTSRAGYAYALTAFTLWGVIPLFFKALIPIDSIDIVAHRVLWAVPPLALLLWARGRLGEVKAALANPKVRWTLLLTACLIAVNWLVYILGVNSGHVLATSLGYYLNPLINVLIGRFLLSEHLSRLQWSALGLAAIGIAILAAGSTFTDLWITLTLGFSFGFYGYFRKKVDVGAAPGLLLETIILAPLTILWLTSLRDMGDPLWGPSGWHTFLLAISGVVTALPLLLFTEGARRLPLSTIGILQFLAPTMQFAMGVFLFGELFTSARALAFAFIWAAISLYVMALVRQARERKPS
- a CDS encoding RluA family pseudouridine synthase, translating into MSDDVRNFTVEDEDDGIRLDRWFKRHLPEVSFGMIAKWARTGQLRVDGGRATPGDRIASGMQIRVPPDTGEAPPPREKQVVELTDEEIDAVEEMVILKTVDAFLLNKPPGLATQGGTKTKQHLDRLLNGLDQDGMGKPKLVHRLDKDTSGAILVARGPRAAAHFSAAFQNRSARKVYWAIVTGVPEVSDGIIDLPLAKQPGTGGEKMHVDMEEGAPAKTKIRVIDRAGSRAAFVELQPLTGRTHQLRAHMAAVGHPIVGDAKYGGAAAMLTGGISRKLHLHARRLKIGAPKGKVIDRTADLPQHFADSLDSLGFEARDGDNLPLSTPDPGMSLEAKIRRKKNIVKEYRKQGRPDRKARGGPGAKGGPGKGGKPGGRPGGKFGGKPGAKPTRRGPPKGRGR
- a CDS encoding ribose-phosphate pyrophosphokinase, producing MTEPLHDPDEVRAHLVGAASAGTALTYSEMLSHLGYRFTRPKMRALCATLGEVDAQARSMGEPELAVLVVRASDGLPGQGWWVGPQKGDYAGPWEGPKARAVIDRLQQEAFDYWAKHG
- a CDS encoding HAD-IA family hydrolase, whose protein sequence is MSAVKLAIFDCDGTLVDSGATIHDALDSALRHHGYCCPPRKEAQKVIGLSLVEAMRALVPDADHEALAETYKQAFVDLRASGAAGEDPYDGIGDLLTAFENEGWLLGVATGKSMRGLDHVLDQHGWREHFVTLQTADHHPSKPNPSMIAQALRDAGAEPRNTVMIGDTGHDMRMARNANVGAIGVMWGYHEHEELDEGGAHAIAGRAADVLTLSQAYLKGAWRVRADAPRML